The following proteins come from a genomic window of Babesia microti strain RI mitochondrion, isoform 3 complete genome:
- the cox1 gene encoding cytochrome c oxidase subunit I (precise initiation codon uncertain), with translation MTLWAFKAMLFTSICANHKVVGISYLWLSYIFGIVGFYLSLIIRGELGSSGDRFIAIDIVDIYNLAFTLHGVIMIFFNIMPGLFGGIGNYLLPILVGAPEVVFPRANLYSLLLQPLAFALVVSSLYCEVSGGTGWTLYPPLSTSITTLSVDLIISGLIISGIASVMSSVNFVCTFNSLKCIGMLLDRQLPTSWSIYITSVLLLVTLPVLTAALCMLLADRHYNTMLFDPTNAGDPILYQHLFWVFGHPEVYVLILPAFGIISLILACTTSKEVFGNQTMIIAMASIAIIGCLVWVHHMYTSGVEVDTRSYFTTTTILIALPTGNKIFNWICTLQSTVVNRYLGIIQIVIAFIVTFTLGGTTGVVLGNAGIDVSLHDTAYVVAHFHFVLSIGAILALLAFIAFTQRLMLEVVITNRCLIVLVPIMVLAILLTFTPMHFLGFATLPRRIPDYGDEVWSWNALCSIGSTMLFIIKILLLYILTL, from the coding sequence ATGACATTATGAGCCTTCAAGGCAATGTTATTCACATCAATATGTGCTAACCATAAAGTCGTAGGTATTAGCTACCTTTGGCTATCCTATATATTTGGCATAGTAGGTTTTTACCTTAGCCTAATTATTAGAGGAGAGCTAGGTAGTAGTGGAGATAGGTTCATAGCTATTGATATAGTAGATATCTATAACCTAGCTTTCACCTTACATGGCGTTATCATGATATTCTTCAACATCATGCCAGGCCTGTTTGGAGGTATAGGTAACTACCTACTACCCATACTGGTCGGTGCTCCCGAGGTTGTCTTCCCAAGAGCTAACTTGTATAGTTTACTATTACAGCCATTGGCATTTGCTCTTGTGGTTTCTTCACTTTATTGTGAAGTAAGTGGAGGTACAGGATGGACATTATATCCTCCTTTAAGTACATCCATTACAACACTTAGTGTAGATTTGATAATCTCTGGATTGATTATATCAGGTATAGCAAGCGTTATGAGTAGTGTTAACTTTGTTTGCACTTTTAACAGCTTGAAGTGTATAGGAATGCTGTTAGATAGACAGTTACCAACTTCTTGGTCTATCTATATAACATCTGTGTTATTGTTAGTAACATTACCAGTGTTAACAGCAGCACTATGTATGCTTCTTGCTGATAGGCACTATAACACTATGCTATTTGATCCTACAAATGCAGGTGATCCAATATTGTATCAACATCTATTCTGGGTCTTTGGACATCCAGAAGTGTATGTACTAATATTACCAGCATTTGGTATCATTAGCTTGATCTTAGCCTGTACTACCTCCAAAGAGGTGTTTGGTAACCAGACTATGATTATAGCAATGGCATCTATAGCGATAATTGGATGTCTTGTATGGGTACACCATATGTATACATCCGGAGTAGAAGTAGATACTAGAAGTTATTTTACTACTACTACAATCTTGATCGCGTTGCCAACTGGTAACAAGATATTCAATTGGATATGTACTTTGCAAAGTACTGTAGTCAATAGATATCTTGGTATAATACAGATAGTCATAGCCTTCATAGTTACCTTTACACTAGGTGGTACTACTGGAGTAGTCCTAGGCAATGCAGGTATTGACGTGTCTTTACACGATACAGCGTATGTGGTAGCTCACTTCCACTTCGTCTTAAGTATTGGTGCAATTCTTGCTCTATTGGCATTTATTGCATTTACACAAAGACTAATGTTAGAAGTAGTTATCACTAACAGATGTTTGATAGTACTAGTTCCAATTATGGTATTAGCAATACTGTTGACATTCACTCCAATGCACTTCTTAGGCTTTGCAACATTGCCAAGAAGAATACCTGACTACGGAGACGAAGTCTGGTCATGGAATGCATTATGTAGTATAGGTTCAACAATGCTATTTATCATTAAGATACTATTACTATACATCTTAACGCTATAG